In one window of Paraflavitalea soli DNA:
- the rplI gene encoding 50S ribosomal protein L9, translating into MDIILIQDVDNLGGANEVVKVRNGYARNFLIPQKFAVEANPSNLKQLEERMKQIRKKEEAMLKEVNAVIAKLKDGVLKIGAKTGTSGKIFGSVTSLQISRAIRAQKGYELDRKRISIVDEVKELGTYKATVDFGNGNSTEVEFEVVAE; encoded by the coding sequence ATGGACATCATCCTGATACAAGACGTAGACAACCTGGGCGGCGCTAATGAAGTAGTGAAAGTGCGCAATGGTTATGCCCGTAACTTCCTCATCCCGCAGAAATTTGCGGTTGAAGCCAATCCTTCCAACCTGAAACAACTGGAAGAAAGGATGAAGCAGATCCGTAAGAAGGAAGAGGCAATGCTGAAAGAAGTAAATGCGGTAATTGCCAAACTGAAAGATGGCGTACTGAAGATCGGTGCTAAGACCGGTACCAGTGGCAAGATCTTCGGTAGCGTTACTTCTTTACAGATCAGCCGTGCTATCCGTGCGCAAAAAGGATATGAGCTCGATCGCAAGAGGATCTCTATCGTGGATGAAGTAAAAGAACTGGGTACTTACAAAGCAACCGTTGACTTCGGTAATGGCAACAGCACTGAAGTTGAATTTGAAGTGGTAGCCGAGTAA
- the rpsF gene encoding 30S ribosomal protein S6: MNNYELMVIFTPVLSEEDFKTAQKKFTTFITDNGGQIVHTNPWGLKSLAYPIQKKTTGLYWVLEYNAPSSFNEQLKIQLLRDENVLRHMFTVLDKYAVEYNGRKRSGVPTGVEKAVEG; encoded by the coding sequence ATGAACAATTACGAATTGATGGTGATTTTTACCCCTGTGCTCTCTGAAGAGGACTTCAAAACCGCTCAGAAGAAATTTACCACCTTCATTACTGATAATGGTGGTCAAATTGTGCACACCAATCCCTGGGGTCTGAAATCACTGGCGTATCCCATCCAGAAAAAAACCACTGGTTTGTACTGGGTGTTGGAATACAACGCGCCATCCAGCTTCAATGAGCAATTGAAAATTCAATTGCTTCGTGACGAGAATGTGCTCCGTCACATGTTCACTGTACTCGATAAATACGCCGTCGAGTATAATGGAAGAAAGAGAAGTGGTGTACCTACAGGAGTTGAAAAAGCAGTGGAGGGATAA
- a CDS encoding L,D-transpeptidase family protein yields the protein MRIYSILYLALICLTGACRDAQKKPYVRTAKDTLPAKSNIDPSIPGNFSPQRSMRFDSTQIGQFLSQYPLLKEYGSDIQKFYNSRQFSYAWFDSLGIIEQAGNLLNRIENIADEGLSQKVLYKGAFDTLVADEQNKTNDRTTAPSVDINTELMLTAQYFYYARHVWQGLPQKEVEAMDWFLPRKKIEKDALLDSLLRSPTDSFLADEPLYYQYYKLKDQLKEYRTIASQGGWPTIKADKKKYQLGDSGTAIKQIRAYLHVTGDLPPDDGSSLFDSTLARGIKSFQRRFGMNEDAVVGPAVIREMNVPVNQRIEQIVVNMERCRWVPARPMGEYLVINIPDYKLYVFNNDSALWNMNVVVGQAVHKTVIFYGEMKYVVFSPYWNIPPGILKNEVLPGIRRNPNYLASHRMEKVGNSYRQKPGPANSLGLVKFLFPNSYNIYLHDTPSKNLFGRENRAFSHGCIRLAEPKKLAEYLLRHQPEWTTDKITRAMNAGKEQYVTLKDPMPVFIGYFTAFVTSDGKLNFRQDVYNRDGRLAKTMMQ from the coding sequence ATGCGTATTTACAGTATCCTGTACCTTGCACTGATCTGCCTGACTGGCGCCTGCCGGGACGCGCAAAAGAAACCTTATGTAAGAACAGCCAAAGACACCCTTCCTGCCAAAAGCAATATTGACCCTTCTATTCCCGGCAATTTCAGTCCCCAGCGCTCCATGCGCTTCGACAGCACGCAGATCGGCCAGTTCCTGTCTCAATACCCTTTGCTGAAAGAGTATGGCAGCGATATTCAAAAGTTCTACAACAGCCGCCAGTTCTCCTATGCCTGGTTCGATAGCCTGGGTATTATTGAGCAGGCAGGTAACCTGCTCAATCGCATAGAAAATATTGCCGATGAAGGCCTGTCCCAGAAAGTATTGTATAAGGGCGCTTTCGATACCCTCGTGGCGGATGAGCAAAATAAAACCAACGACAGGACCACGGCCCCTTCTGTTGATATCAATACAGAGCTTATGCTCACTGCCCAGTATTTTTATTATGCGCGTCATGTGTGGCAGGGCCTGCCCCAAAAAGAGGTAGAGGCCATGGATTGGTTTCTGCCCCGCAAAAAAATAGAAAAGGATGCCCTGCTCGATTCCCTGCTCCGCTCGCCTACCGATTCCTTTCTAGCCGATGAGCCCTTGTATTACCAGTATTACAAACTAAAAGACCAGCTGAAAGAATACCGGACGATTGCCAGCCAGGGGGGGTGGCCCACCATCAAAGCCGATAAGAAGAAATACCAGTTGGGTGATTCCGGAACCGCCATTAAGCAGATACGCGCGTACCTGCACGTTACCGGCGACCTTCCTCCGGATGATGGGAGCTCGCTATTTGACTCAACGCTAGCCCGGGGCATCAAGAGCTTCCAGCGCCGTTTTGGTATGAATGAAGACGCCGTAGTTGGCCCAGCCGTGATCAGGGAAATGAACGTACCTGTGAACCAGCGTATTGAGCAGATCGTTGTCAATATGGAACGCTGCCGCTGGGTACCCGCCCGGCCAATGGGCGAATACCTCGTTATCAATATCCCCGACTATAAACTATACGTGTTCAACAACGATTCCGCATTGTGGAACATGAATGTAGTAGTGGGGCAGGCAGTACACAAAACCGTTATTTTCTACGGAGAAATGAAATATGTAGTATTTAGTCCTTACTGGAATATTCCGCCCGGTATCCTCAAAAATGAGGTGTTGCCCGGCATTCGGCGCAATCCCAACTACCTGGCCAGTCACCGGATGGAGAAAGTGGGCAATTCCTACCGCCAGAAGCCCGGGCCTGCCAATTCCCTGGGGCTTGTTAAGTTCCTCTTTCCCAACAGTTACAATATTTACCTGCACGATACCCCTTCCAAGAACCTTTTCGGGCGCGAGAACCGCGCTTTCAGTCATGGGTGTATCCGATTGGCCGAACCTAAGAAACTGGCCGAATACCTGTTGAGACATCAACCTGAATGGACCACCGACAAGATCACCAGGGCAATGAATGCCGGCAAGGAACAGTATGTTACACTCAAAGATCCGATGCCTGTATTTATTGGTTATTTCACCGCCTTTGTTACATCAGATGGCAAGCTCAATTTCCGGCAGGATGTGTATAACCGCGATGGCCGGTTGGCCAAAACAATGATGCAGTAA
- a CDS encoding Gfo/Idh/MocA family protein, translating into MKRRDFIKNTSVAAAGITILNFPVFGKNAPSNKVVLAVMGVNSRGAYLAECYSKIPNVEIAYLCDVEEKAIQNGLKPFAQASRKPTVIKDIRELVQKTDFDGLVVAAPDHWHAPAAILGVTHGKHVYVEKPCAHNPYEGELLVQAMNKYGKLIQMGNQRRSFPTLINAVKEVREGIIGNVYLGKGWYANNRKSIGHGNKVAVPMTLDFNLWQGPAPRRDYQDNLVHYNWHWFWHWGTSETCNNGTHEIDCCRWFLGVDFPTKVTSAGGRYAFKDDWETPDTQVATFEFGPGKAITWESRSCNDFPVEGAGRGFIIYGDKGTLVNYGADNYKIFDNNKKLIKEVKSDVKGDSGNLVSSTGNLDYYHFNNFVNSIRGEDKLNSPVNEGYKSVLLCLLANISQRTGRTLHTDPTNGHILNDKKAMKLWRREYEKGWEPKV; encoded by the coding sequence ATGAAAAGAAGGGATTTTATTAAGAACACCTCGGTAGCGGCCGCTGGCATCACCATACTCAACTTCCCCGTATTTGGCAAAAATGCCCCCAGCAATAAAGTAGTGCTGGCCGTGATGGGCGTCAATAGCCGGGGCGCTTACCTCGCAGAATGTTATTCCAAAATACCCAATGTGGAAATAGCCTACCTCTGCGATGTAGAAGAAAAAGCCATTCAGAATGGCCTGAAACCATTTGCCCAGGCCAGCAGGAAACCAACTGTTATCAAAGACATCCGTGAACTGGTACAAAAGACCGATTTCGATGGACTGGTAGTAGCTGCCCCCGACCACTGGCATGCGCCTGCCGCTATTTTGGGCGTTACCCACGGCAAACATGTATACGTGGAAAAACCCTGTGCACACAATCCCTATGAAGGCGAATTGCTGGTACAGGCCATGAATAAATACGGGAAGCTGATCCAGATGGGCAACCAGCGCCGCTCCTTCCCAACGCTTATCAATGCGGTGAAAGAAGTACGCGAAGGTATTATTGGCAACGTATACCTGGGCAAGGGCTGGTATGCCAACAATCGCAAATCTATTGGTCATGGCAATAAAGTAGCCGTACCCATGACCCTGGACTTTAACCTATGGCAAGGCCCCGCTCCCCGCCGCGATTACCAGGACAACCTGGTACATTACAACTGGCATTGGTTCTGGCATTGGGGTACTTCCGAAACCTGCAACAACGGCACGCATGAGATTGATTGCTGCCGCTGGTTCCTGGGCGTAGACTTCCCTACCAAGGTCACCTCCGCCGGCGGCCGTTATGCTTTTAAAGACGATTGGGAAACGCCCGACACACAGGTAGCCACTTTTGAATTTGGCCCCGGGAAAGCCATTACCTGGGAAAGCAGGAGCTGCAATGACTTCCCCGTGGAAGGCGCCGGCAGGGGCTTCATCATTTATGGTGATAAAGGCACGTTGGTCAATTACGGAGCAGATAACTATAAGATCTTCGACAACAATAAGAAACTGATCAAGGAAGTTAAGTCAGATGTAAAAGGAGATTCCGGCAACCTGGTAAGCTCTACAGGCAACCTGGATTATTATCATTTCAATAACTTCGTCAACAGCATCCGGGGTGAAGATAAACTCAACTCCCCTGTTAATGAAGGTTACAAAAGTGTATTGCTTTGCCTGCTGGCCAATATCTCGCAGCGTACGGGCAGAACACTGCACACCGATCCCACCAATGGACATATCCTCAACGATAAAAAAGCCATGAAGCTTTGGAGAAGAGAATATGAGAAAGGCTGGGAACCTAAAGTGTAA
- a CDS encoding RNA recognition motif domain-containing protein, which yields MNIYVGNLSWQMTDEDLRTLFEQYGSVTSAKIVKDKVSGRSKGFGFVEMPEDGEAQNALSSLYESEVLGRKIIVNEAQPKPQGGGGGGFKKRSFGGGGSGGGGGYKKGGFNRGGGGGGYNRDY from the coding sequence ATGAACATTTACGTAGGGAACCTCTCCTGGCAAATGACCGACGAGGATCTGAGAACCTTATTTGAACAATATGGTTCTGTTACTTCTGCAAAAATCGTTAAGGACAAAGTAAGCGGCCGTAGCAAAGGCTTCGGTTTCGTAGAAATGCCTGAAGACGGTGAAGCACAAAATGCACTGAGCAGCTTGTACGAATCAGAGGTACTCGGCAGAAAGATCATCGTTAACGAAGCACAGCCTAAACCTCAAGGTGGCGGCGGTGGCGGCTTCAAGAAAAGAAGCTTCGGCGGCGGTGGTTCCGGCGGCGGCGGTGGCTACAAAAAAGGTGGCTTCAATCGCGGCGGCGGCGGCGGCGGTTACAACAGGGATTATTAA
- a CDS encoding universal stress protein, giving the protein MPKAFYNILVPVDFTGKNKWAISKAIELANTFHCNIHLVHVVSNNLLPLLPIETSLNMPGRAAEMNNASKKLEALKDLYRQHLCGGGKIEISLLQGNTSQQLAKYIQQYEMDLVVVGLAKFNLIHRILSSVSISMLARKTNVPVLAIRSSGLVSHFKKIVLPLTDELPMHRIKLATMLARSFKSTVYLVSLRNDKDGNAAENIMDKALEVVQSLSTIPVQSFLLEGKNLAKSTLDFSKRINADLIMANPFKEFHLPGWWSRITKKILSYGSNIPVITVDQKNESVSAS; this is encoded by the coding sequence ATGCCAAAAGCCTTTTACAATATCCTGGTGCCGGTAGATTTTACCGGAAAGAACAAATGGGCTATTTCCAAAGCCATAGAGCTGGCCAATACCTTTCATTGTAATATTCACCTGGTACACGTGGTATCCAACAACCTATTGCCGTTGTTGCCCATAGAGACCAGCCTGAACATGCCCGGCCGTGCAGCCGAGATGAACAATGCCAGCAAGAAACTGGAAGCATTGAAAGACTTGTACCGCCAGCATTTGTGCGGTGGTGGCAAAATCGAGATCAGCCTCCTGCAGGGCAATACCAGCCAGCAGCTGGCAAAATATATTCAACAATATGAAATGGACCTGGTAGTGGTGGGATTGGCAAAATTCAACCTGATACACCGGATACTTTCTTCAGTATCCATCAGCATGCTGGCGCGCAAAACGAATGTTCCTGTACTGGCTATCCGTTCCAGTGGCCTGGTAAGTCATTTCAAGAAGATCGTACTGCCATTGACCGATGAGCTGCCTATGCACCGCATCAAACTGGCCACCATGCTTGCCCGTTCTTTTAAATCTACGGTTTACCTGGTATCGCTGCGCAACGATAAAGATGGCAATGCAGCCGAAAACATTATGGACAAAGCACTGGAAGTAGTGCAAAGCCTGTCTACCATACCTGTTCAGTCCTTCCTGCTGGAAGGAAAGAACCTGGCCAAGAGTACGCTTGATTTTTCCAAAAGGATCAATGCAGACCTCATCATGGCCAATCCGTTCAAAGAATTCCATTTACCGGGTTGGTGGAGCAGGATCACCAAGAAGATATTGTCTTATGGTTCAAATATTCCCGTTATCACGGTTGACCAGAAGAATGAAAGCGTTTCAGCGTCTTAA
- a CDS encoding diacylglycerol/lipid kinase family protein codes for MIHSFNIAIVCNTLAGSGYSTVLTRQLQELLESQHIPCTVFMDDWPAQFTGFSDVFILGGDGTLNHFINQYPNISIPLSVFKGGSGNDFGWKLYGNLPFEAQVRRALESAPSPVDAGRCNGRLFLNGVGIGFDGEVVRSMGKKRIISGHLAYLVTVIRKIFFYREKVLELAYNGRKEQGKYFLISIANGSRYGGGFMVAPQAVVNDGWLDLVIIRKIHPIKRFFYLPRVEKGKHISLPFVKVEKVTQVVIKAEESIPAHLDGELIEHNEFTIELLPGKFLFRGQRSE; via the coding sequence ATGATCCATTCCTTCAACATTGCCATCGTTTGCAATACCCTGGCCGGAAGTGGTTATTCCACTGTTCTCACCCGTCAACTGCAGGAACTGCTGGAAAGCCAGCACATTCCCTGTACGGTGTTTATGGACGACTGGCCAGCTCAATTTACCGGCTTTTCCGATGTCTTTATACTGGGGGGCGATGGCACACTCAATCATTTTATCAATCAGTATCCAAATATATCTATTCCCCTGTCAGTATTTAAGGGTGGTTCCGGAAACGATTTCGGCTGGAAGTTATACGGCAACCTTCCCTTCGAAGCCCAGGTGAGAAGGGCGCTCGAATCTGCCCCCAGCCCGGTGGATGCCGGCCGCTGCAATGGCCGTTTATTCCTGAATGGCGTAGGTATAGGCTTTGACGGGGAGGTGGTGAGATCGATGGGTAAGAAACGCATTATTAGCGGTCACCTGGCTTACCTGGTTACGGTGATCAGGAAGATCTTCTTTTACCGGGAAAAGGTGCTGGAACTGGCATACAACGGGCGTAAAGAGCAGGGCAAATACTTCCTGATCAGTATTGCCAATGGCTCGCGTTATGGAGGGGGATTTATGGTAGCGCCCCAGGCTGTCGTCAATGATGGCTGGCTCGACCTGGTGATCATCCGCAAAATACATCCCATAAAAAGGTTCTTTTACCTGCCCCGGGTAGAGAAAGGGAAGCACATCTCATTGCCCTTTGTGAAAGTAGAGAAGGTAACACAGGTAGTCATAAAGGCTGAAGAGTCCATTCCCGCCCACCTCGATGGTGAGTTGATAGAACACAATGAGTTTACGATCGAACTACTGCCGGGTAAGTTCCTGTTCCGGGGACAAAGAAGTGAGTAG
- a CDS encoding MarR family winged helix-turn-helix transcriptional regulator, with product MKPEGLDQNIIFLCAEFSHRFGQVLAAAFKQHNIDVTAEQFSILVVLWYKDGISQKEISEQLNRDKTTITRVLMNMKKNKLIRQVTDAADNRSNLVYLTAKGKEIQKAGVKVSGELYLKVLKSIPQAQLLTSINVLQKMTNAL from the coding sequence ATGAAACCGGAAGGCTTAGATCAGAATATTATCTTCTTGTGTGCGGAGTTTTCCCACAGGTTCGGCCAGGTACTGGCGGCGGCCTTCAAACAGCACAATATCGACGTTACTGCCGAGCAGTTCTCCATCCTGGTAGTGCTCTGGTACAAGGATGGCATCAGTCAGAAAGAGATCAGCGAACAGCTCAACCGTGATAAAACGACTATTACCCGGGTATTGATGAACATGAAGAAAAACAAGCTGATCAGGCAGGTAACAGATGCTGCCGACAACCGCTCCAACCTCGTTTACCTCACTGCCAAAGGAAAGGAGATACAAAAGGCAGGGGTTAAAGTATCCGGAGAACTGTACCTGAAGGTATTGAAGTCCATTCCCCAGGCCCAATTGCTTACCAGTATCAATGTTTTACAAAAGATGACAAACGCTTTGTAA
- a CDS encoding HAD-IB family phosphatase, with protein MLTVIIPVLNEEKTIARVVEFCRQQPQVTEVIVVDDRSEDNTAAAATAAGAKLITSQVRGKGISMKDGIQQATNEIIIFLDGDIDPYPEGTITGLATPLINDEADFVKGSFARNAGRVTELVAKPLLNIFYPGLSYFSQPLSGMIAGKKSYFRKIDFFNDYGVDIGILIDMYLMKARIKEVNIGYIENKSKPWQALGKMSKEVSRAIISKAQRQHPEEISEEEIHSLETINSEMNKTLREKLSGFHKMVVFDMDDTILMGRTIDAFAKEFGFTGKLEDLRAQEKDSIILTKRIGMLLKGRTMDDMLNVASKISMVPDIKEVVKQLKEKGYIIGIISNSYTLITNYVRQQIDADFSYANQLEFFEGKATGEVNLPFYFFGSPDSICGHSYCKTNALQYACEKYSVQLKNCMAVGDSRDDRCMVGHAGKGVAFCTKDELLESIAQKNIRENSFEPLLSMA; from the coding sequence GTGCTAACTGTTATTATACCCGTTCTGAATGAAGAAAAAACCATTGCCCGTGTTGTTGAGTTTTGTAGGCAACAGCCACAGGTAACGGAAGTTATTGTGGTAGATGATAGATCAGAAGACAATACGGCAGCAGCGGCTACAGCAGCAGGCGCTAAGTTGATCACAAGCCAGGTGCGCGGTAAAGGCATTTCGATGAAAGATGGCATTCAGCAAGCCACCAATGAGATCATTATATTCCTCGATGGCGATATTGATCCCTATCCCGAAGGCACTATCACAGGTCTCGCAACACCATTGATCAATGATGAAGCCGATTTTGTAAAAGGCAGCTTTGCCCGCAATGCAGGCAGGGTAACTGAACTGGTAGCAAAACCTTTATTAAACATATTCTATCCCGGCCTCTCTTATTTCTCCCAGCCCCTCAGCGGCATGATTGCCGGTAAGAAATCTTACTTCAGGAAAATTGATTTCTTCAATGACTACGGCGTCGACATCGGTATCCTGATCGACATGTATCTCATGAAGGCCCGCATCAAAGAAGTCAATATCGGTTATATAGAGAACAAGAGCAAGCCCTGGCAGGCCCTTGGCAAAATGAGCAAGGAAGTATCCCGCGCCATCATCAGCAAGGCCCAACGCCAGCATCCCGAAGAGATCAGCGAAGAAGAGATCCATTCCCTGGAAACCATCAACAGTGAAATGAACAAAACGCTCCGCGAAAAGCTGAGTGGCTTTCACAAAATGGTGGTATTCGATATGGATGATACCATCCTTATGGGAAGGACCATCGATGCTTTTGCAAAAGAATTTGGGTTCACCGGTAAGCTCGAAGACCTGCGCGCACAGGAAAAAGACTCTATCATCCTTACCAAGCGCATTGGCATGCTGCTAAAAGGCCGCACCATGGATGATATGCTCAATGTGGCCAGTAAGATCAGCATGGTACCCGATATCAAAGAAGTAGTAAAACAACTCAAAGAGAAAGGTTATATCATTGGCATCATCAGCAACAGCTATACACTGATCACCAATTATGTGCGCCAGCAGATCGATGCCGATTTCTCCTATGCCAACCAGCTTGAATTCTTTGAAGGCAAAGCTACCGGTGAAGTAAACCTGCCGTTTTATTTCTTTGGTTCACCCGACAGCATTTGCGGCCATTCCTATTGTAAGACCAACGCCCTGCAGTATGCCTGTGAAAAGTATAGTGTGCAATTGAAGAACTGCATGGCCGTAGGCGATAGCCGCGATGACCGTTGTATGGTGGGTCATGCCGGTAAAGGAGTGGCTTTCTGTACCAAAGATGAATTACTGGAATCAATTGCTCAGAAGAACATTCGTGAAAATAGTTTTGAACCCTTGCTTTCGATGGCCTAA
- the rpsR gene encoding 30S ribosomal protein S18 codes for MAKANEIKYLTAIKTEKPRKKFCRFKKYGIKYIDYKDGEFLKKFLNDQGKMLPRRITGNSLKYQRKVAQAVKKARQMALLPYVTDLLK; via the coding sequence ATGGCAAAAGCAAATGAAATTAAGTACCTGACCGCCATTAAAACCGAGAAACCCCGGAAGAAATTCTGCCGTTTCAAGAAATATGGCATCAAGTATATTGATTACAAGGATGGAGAATTTCTGAAGAAATTCCTGAACGACCAGGGCAAGATGCTCCCCCGCCGCATTACCGGTAACTCTCTGAAGTACCAACGTAAAGTAGCGCAGGCAGTTAAGAAAGCCCGCCAGATGGCATTATTGCCTTATGTAACGGATCTATTAAAGTAA
- a CDS encoding alpha-L-rhamnosidase: protein MRTFLHPFFCCTLLFFLCLLPAAHAYTPSRPAGLKVEYLVNPIGIDAAQPRFSWRLIDERTGAKQTAYQLFLSTDSQDLKKGMVWQSAKISGAASLVAYAGKSLQPFTRYYWRVDIWDKDGLQASSAIASFETGMMDKRNWQGAWISDVNDEAVKPAGQFRKVFEAPKKIRSARAYIAVAGLYELYINGQRIGDQRLDPMYTRFDRRTLYVTHDVTTQLQAGKNAIGVLLGNGWYNHQSTAVWYFHKAPWRARPAFCLDLRITYEDGSIETITSGKDWKTALGPVVFNSIYTAEHYDARLEQAGWNTANFDDSKWKAVLLRAAPSNNIVAQALHPIRAVEEIAPQSMNRISDTVYVFDLGRNISGVSRIKVSGEAGTILRLKHAEQLYSNGRADLSNIDVHYRPTDDKDPFQTDIFILAGKGEESFMPRFNYKGFQFVEVTSNKPVTLTKESLTGYFMHSQVPVAGQIKSSNNTINKIWWATNNAYLSNLFGYPTDCPQREKNGWTGDAQIAIETGLYGFDGITVYEKWLADHRDEQQPNGVLPSIIPTGGWGYEWGNGPDWTSTIAIIPWNIYLFYGDKKLLADCYDNIKLYVDHINELYPSGLTTWGLGDWVPVKSKSPVEFTSTAYYFADATILAKAAKLLGKEADHKKYSALAAKIKDAFNGKYFNKDKFTYGSGLQTELSVALYWGLVPVEHKSKVAETLAKRVEQDNFHLDVGLLGTKAILNALSENGYGDVAYKLAAQETYPSWGWWIVNGATTLYENWDINAGSDLSRNHIMFGEIGGWLYKGIGGIKPDEGAAGFRNVILEPNFVAGLDQFEAVHEGPYGNIIATWKRNAGMINWSVTVPANSTATIYLPVADGQQLYENGKLVTGAGGVIRGAGRNGWGKQVYQVSAGTYHFEIR, encoded by the coding sequence ATGAGAACATTCCTGCACCCCTTTTTTTGTTGCACCTTATTGTTTTTTTTGTGTCTGCTGCCGGCTGCGCATGCTTACACCCCTTCCAGGCCAGCCGGCCTAAAGGTAGAATACCTGGTCAACCCCATTGGTATTGATGCTGCCCAGCCACGTTTTTCCTGGCGCTTGATAGATGAGCGTACCGGCGCAAAGCAAACGGCTTACCAGTTGTTCCTCTCCACGGATTCACAGGACCTGAAGAAGGGAATGGTATGGCAATCGGCCAAAATAAGCGGTGCTGCCAGCCTGGTCGCCTATGCCGGCAAATCGCTGCAGCCCTTTACGCGGTATTACTGGCGGGTGGATATTTGGGACAAGGATGGTTTGCAAGCAAGTTCCGCCATCGCCAGTTTTGAAACGGGTATGATGGATAAGCGCAACTGGCAGGGCGCCTGGATCAGTGATGTAAATGATGAGGCCGTAAAACCGGCCGGTCAGTTCAGGAAAGTGTTTGAAGCGCCTAAAAAGATAAGGTCGGCAAGAGCCTATATCGCAGTGGCGGGCTTGTACGAATTGTACATCAATGGACAGCGGATCGGTGATCAGCGACTGGATCCTATGTATACACGATTTGACCGGCGCACGTTGTATGTAACACACGATGTAACGACGCAGTTGCAAGCCGGTAAAAATGCCATTGGGGTATTATTGGGCAATGGCTGGTACAACCACCAATCTACCGCTGTATGGTATTTTCACAAAGCTCCCTGGCGCGCAAGGCCGGCTTTCTGCCTGGACTTGCGCATTACCTATGAAGATGGTTCTATAGAAACTATTACTTCGGGCAAGGATTGGAAAACAGCGCTGGGGCCTGTTGTTTTTAACAGCATTTATACGGCGGAACATTATGATGCCCGTCTTGAACAAGCGGGTTGGAATACGGCAAACTTTGATGATAGCAAATGGAAGGCTGTTCTGCTGCGTGCTGCACCTTCCAACAATATAGTAGCGCAGGCCCTGCATCCCATTCGTGCAGTAGAAGAGATCGCACCGCAATCGATGAACCGGATCAGTGATACGGTCTATGTGTTTGACCTGGGCCGGAATATTTCGGGTGTGAGCCGGATAAAAGTGAGTGGGGAGGCAGGTACTATTCTCCGGTTGAAACATGCCGAACAGTTGTATAGCAATGGCCGTGCTGATCTGTCTAATATCGATGTACACTACCGTCCTACTGATGACAAAGACCCATTCCAAACAGATATTTTTATCCTGGCCGGAAAAGGGGAGGAAAGCTTTATGCCCCGCTTTAATTACAAGGGCTTCCAGTTTGTAGAAGTGACCAGCAATAAACCGGTAACGCTTACCAAGGAAAGCCTTACAGGTTATTTCATGCACAGCCAGGTGCCGGTAGCGGGCCAGATCAAATCATCCAACAATACGATCAATAAAATTTGGTGGGCTACCAATAATGCCTACCTGTCGAACTTATTCGGTTATCCTACAGATTGCCCGCAGCGGGAGAAAAATGGCTGGACTGGTGATGCGCAGATCGCTATTGAGACCGGCCTGTATGGGTTTGATGGGATCACGGTGTATGAAAAATGGCTGGCCGATCACCGGGATGAGCAGCAGCCCAATGGTGTATTGCCTTCCATCATTCCCACAGGCGGCTGGGGGTATGAATGGGGCAATGGTCCCGACTGGACCAGCACGATTGCCATTATCCCCTGGAATATTTACCTGTTCTATGGAGACAAGAAACTGCTGGCGGATTGTTATGACAATATCAAACTGTATGTAGATCATATCAATGAACTGTATCCTTCGGGGCTTACTACCTGGGGCCTGGGCGATTGGGTGCCGGTGAAGTCAAAGAGCCCGGTGGAGTTTACCTCTACTGCTTATTATTTTGCCGATGCTACCATCCTGGCCAAAGCAGCTAAGCTATTGGGTAAGGAAGCGGACCATAAAAAATACAGTGCACTGGCCGCTAAAATAAAGGATGCATTTAACGGGAAATACTTCAATAAAGACAAGTTTACTTATGGCTCAGGATTACAAACAGAACTAAGTGTGGCTTTGTATTGGGGATTGGTGCCGGTTGAACATAAAAGTAAAGTAGCGGAGACGCTTGCGAAGCGGGTAGAGCAGGATAATTTCCACCTGGATGTGGGATTGTTGGGCACCAAGGCCATCCTCAATGCGTTGAGTGAAAATGGCTATGGGGATGTGGCCTATAAACTGGCTGCCCAGGAAACATATCCCTCCTGGGGCTGGTGGATCGTGAATGGCGCTACTACGTTATATGAGAACTGGGATATCAATGCCGGATCTGATCTTTCGCGCAACCATATCATGTTTGGCGAAATAGGTGGATGGCTGTATAAAGGAATTGGTGGCATTAAACCAGATGAAGGAGCCGCGGGCTTCAGGAACGTGATCCTCGAACCAAACTTTGTAGCAGGGCTGGATCAGTTTGAAGCGGTGCATGAGGGCCCTTATGGGAATATCATTGCTACCTGGAAAAGAAATGCCGGCATGATCAATTGGTCGGTAACAGTTCCTGCCAATTCAACGGCTACCATTTATCTTCCTGTAGCCGATGGACAGCAGTTGTATGAAAATGGGAAACTGGTCACGGGTGCGGGCGGTGTTATTCGTGGTGCTGGCAGGAATGGTTGGGGTAAACAGGTATACCAGGTGTCGGCGGGTACATATCATTTTGAGATCAGATAA